In Fibrobacter sp. UWB2, one DNA window encodes the following:
- the argJ gene encoding bifunctional glutamate N-acetyltransferase/amino-acid acetyltransferase ArgJ → MYTVLEKGGVCSPKGFTASGICAGIKASGNADMALLKSEKAARCFAVFTTNKVKAAPVLYDKAALEHAHFASAVIVNSGNANACTGEKGYADAERMAVLTEEALKLTPKSVLVCSTGVIGHLMPMDKIEAGIPKLVEKLHADASEEFGRAILTTDLALKSHAVEIKTEKGVVTIGGACKGSGMIHPNMATMLAFITTDLALPIDFFAEFRANIADSFNAITVDGDTSTNDTCIMLANGMSGIKYEDLSLSEQGEFRAALTLVMQSLAKDIVRDGEGATKLIELRIEKAESHEEALRMARFIGTSNLAKCAMFGEDPNWGRILSSAGSSGCNMVAEHTDLYFGEVKVLEGGRPVQLDEKQTAALHAVVRQREYKVTLVLNIGQASASAFTCDLSYGYVKINAEYTT, encoded by the coding sequence ATGTACACTGTGTTGGAAAAAGGCGGCGTTTGCTCCCCCAAGGGCTTTACCGCATCTGGAATTTGCGCCGGAATCAAGGCCAGCGGCAATGCCGATATGGCTCTTCTCAAGAGCGAAAAGGCTGCCCGCTGCTTCGCCGTTTTTACCACCAATAAGGTGAAGGCTGCCCCGGTCCTTTACGACAAGGCCGCTTTGGAACATGCCCACTTTGCATCTGCTGTGATCGTGAACAGCGGTAACGCTAATGCTTGCACGGGCGAAAAGGGCTATGCCGATGCTGAACGCATGGCTGTGCTTACCGAAGAAGCTCTCAAGCTCACGCCGAAGAGCGTGCTTGTTTGCAGCACGGGCGTGATTGGCCACTTGATGCCGATGGACAAGATCGAAGCCGGTATCCCGAAGCTCGTGGAAAAGCTCCACGCTGATGCTTCCGAAGAATTCGGCCGCGCCATCCTCACGACGGACCTTGCTCTCAAGAGCCACGCTGTGGAAATCAAGACGGAAAAGGGTGTGGTGACTATCGGTGGCGCCTGCAAGGGTTCTGGCATGATCCACCCGAACATGGCAACGATGCTCGCTTTCATCACGACTGACCTTGCTTTGCCGATTGACTTCTTTGCTGAATTTCGCGCTAACATCGCAGACTCCTTCAACGCTATTACGGTTGATGGTGACACTAGCACGAACGACACTTGCATCATGCTTGCTAACGGCATGAGCGGCATCAAGTACGAAGACCTCTCCCTCAGCGAACAGGGTGAATTCCGCGCAGCTTTGACGCTCGTGATGCAGAGCCTCGCCAAGGACATTGTCCGCGACGGTGAAGGTGCAACGAAGCTCATCGAACTCCGCATTGAAAAGGCTGAAAGCCACGAAGAAGCACTCCGCATGGCCCGCTTCATCGGTACGTCGAACCTCGCCAAGTGCGCTATGTTCGGTGAAGACCCGAACTGGGGCCGCATCCTCAGCAGTGCTGGTTCTAGCGGCTGCAACATGGTTGCCGAACACACGGACCTCTACTTCGGTGAAGTCAAGGTTCTCGAAGGTGGCCGTCCGGTACAGCTGGATGAAAAGCAGACGGCTGCACTGCATGCCGTGGTTCGTCAGCGTGAATACAAAGTAACGCTCGTGCTGAACATCGGCCAGGCATCTGCAAGCGCATTCACTTGCGACTTGAGCTACGGCTATGTGAAAATCAACGCAGAATATACAACGTAA
- a CDS encoding FISUMP domain-containing protein, which yields MKLPAILFIAASSIAFTACDDVRVEKYPNGNVRFEATYVNDKKEGIEKEYYDDGTLKRESNYVNDRREGVTKEYYKDGTLQAELPYANGYIEGTVIRYHKNGKVATKAEYKQNKQVAFGETYNEDGSPATSGSYKDPRDGISYEWIVIGDQLWTAENMNFATASGAICSQCNHWGRLYDFQNAQKACLEGFHMPSKAEWQKLLKVAGKKPGVALKAGYGWDPIKPESPIFGNGKDELGFGAKAGGAHFAKSDVAIKDRKFDEAGKKAYFWTSEGDVLVFFHDKDIAKFEKFNPEFGASLRCLKD from the coding sequence ATGAAACTACCTGCCATCTTATTCATTGCGGCAAGCTCTATTGCTTTTACCGCCTGCGACGATGTTCGTGTTGAAAAATACCCGAATGGGAACGTCCGCTTCGAAGCCACCTACGTCAACGACAAGAAGGAAGGCATCGAAAAGGAATACTACGATGACGGTACGCTCAAGCGAGAATCCAATTACGTGAATGACCGCCGCGAAGGTGTGACCAAGGAATACTACAAGGACGGTACACTCCAGGCCGAACTCCCGTACGCGAACGGTTACATCGAAGGAACAGTTATCCGTTACCACAAGAACGGCAAGGTTGCGACAAAGGCCGAATACAAGCAAAATAAGCAAGTTGCATTCGGTGAAACTTACAACGAAGATGGCAGCCCAGCTACAAGCGGCAGCTACAAGGATCCGCGTGACGGCATCTCCTATGAATGGATTGTCATTGGCGACCAGCTCTGGACTGCAGAAAACATGAACTTCGCCACCGCCTCCGGTGCAATTTGTTCACAATGTAACCACTGGGGACGCCTTTACGATTTCCAAAACGCACAAAAAGCTTGCCTTGAAGGTTTCCACATGCCGAGCAAAGCCGAATGGCAAAAGCTCCTGAAAGTCGCCGGCAAAAAGCCGGGTGTCGCGCTCAAGGCTGGATACGGCTGGGATCCAATCAAGCCGGAATCCCCGATTTTCGGAAACGGCAAGGATGAACTCGGATTTGGCGCAAAGGCTGGCGGCGCACACTTTGCCAAGAGCGATGTCGCTATAAAGGACCGCAAGTTTGATGAAGCCGGTAAAAAGGCATACTTCTGGACAAGCGAAGGTGACGTCCTCGTATTCTTCCACGACAAGGATATCGCCAAGTTCGAAAAGTTCAATCCCGAATTCGGTGCAAGTCTCCGCTGCTTGAAAGACTAG
- a CDS encoding glycosyl hydrolase family 8, whose product MILDTRTMLQRYPTRDLFVEAGYGPNFADQLIQNAYSKLFEGDPIDERIYFEASDDMAYIIDIGHDDIRSEGMSYGMFIAALTDHEVTFDKLWNFSKRFVRNNDGPHKGYFSWQVNTTDFSMMDPGAAPDSEEYFAAALLIAAKRFNREDLLNDAKELIHDIKYKPQNELVGPIIDPERKLIKFSPVLGNDFTDPSYHTMAFYRMFAEATGDESWLEVAQASIEFLQKAAHPVTGLCADYAEYDGTPKAMPWFPESNNFSGDAWRVALNLSLDYAIFHGHESEKEICERILHFFQNCTPYLSDYSVDGGPYPHQGRNATPGLIAMNAAATQVLPFDDPRITPFVRRLAALSVPYRFWRYYDGMLYLIGLLATAGKITL is encoded by the coding sequence ATGATTTTGGATACCAGGACGATGTTGCAACGCTACCCGACGCGAGATTTATTTGTTGAAGCTGGATATGGTCCCAATTTTGCGGACCAGCTTATTCAGAATGCCTATAGCAAACTTTTTGAGGGCGATCCGATCGACGAGCGCATCTACTTCGAAGCGTCCGACGACATGGCATACATCATCGACATTGGGCACGACGACATCCGTTCTGAAGGCATGAGCTACGGCATGTTCATTGCCGCGCTAACCGACCACGAAGTCACGTTCGACAAGCTCTGGAACTTTTCCAAGCGTTTTGTCCGCAACAACGATGGTCCGCACAAAGGATATTTTTCATGGCAAGTCAACACGACCGACTTTTCCATGATGGACCCAGGCGCAGCTCCTGATAGCGAAGAATACTTTGCCGCCGCCCTCCTTATCGCCGCAAAGAGATTCAACCGCGAAGACCTCCTCAACGATGCCAAAGAGCTCATCCATGATATCAAGTACAAACCGCAGAACGAACTTGTAGGCCCGATTATCGATCCGGAACGCAAGCTCATCAAGTTCTCCCCCGTTCTCGGCAACGACTTTACCGACCCAAGCTACCACACAATGGCATTCTACCGCATGTTCGCCGAAGCAACAGGCGATGAATCCTGGCTTGAAGTCGCACAGGCGAGCATTGAATTTTTGCAGAAGGCGGCCCACCCGGTCACCGGTCTTTGCGCTGACTATGCCGAATACGACGGCACACCAAAGGCCATGCCCTGGTTCCCCGAAAGCAACAACTTTAGCGGAGACGCATGGCGCGTTGCGCTCAACTTGAGCCTCGACTATGCCATCTTCCACGGACACGAAAGCGAAAAAGAGATCTGCGAACGCATCTTGCACTTCTTCCAGAACTGCACGCCGTACCTCTCCGACTACTCCGTCGACGGAGGCCCGTACCCGCACCAAGGCCGAAACGCGACGCCAGGGCTTATCGCCATGAACGCGGCCGCCACGCAAGTGCTCCCGTTCGATGACCCACGCATTACGCCGTTTGTCAGACGTCTTGCAGCGCTCTCCGTGCCCTATCGTTTTTGGCGTTACTATGACGGGATGTTGTACTTAATCGGATTACTCGCCACCGCGGGAAAAATCACACTCTAA
- a CDS encoding NAD(P)/FAD-dependent oxidoreductase translates to MADILILGHGPAGVSAALYGLRAGLEVQLVGKDVGALAKAHKIENYFGLEKPLTGAELAEVGKKQAIALGAQIVDDEVTDLMFDGFGFVATGLNGTYRGKVCVMATGSARKKTPLPGMAEMEGHGVSYCAVCDAFFYRKKDVAVLGSGEYALHEATELLSVVNSVTLLTNGAELTAKFPESVKIETRKITGLKGAGQFEGVKFDDGLEANFDGMFVAMGSANATDLALKAGAAFDAGKLVLDKDFQTTVPGLFAAGDCTGGTLQVAVAVGEGAIAGLAAIKYLREHRE, encoded by the coding sequence ATGGCTGATATATTGATTTTGGGGCATGGACCGGCCGGTGTCTCGGCTGCCCTTTATGGTCTTCGTGCTGGACTTGAGGTTCAGCTTGTGGGTAAGGATGTAGGCGCGCTTGCAAAGGCCCACAAAATTGAAAATTATTTTGGTCTTGAAAAACCGCTCACGGGGGCTGAACTTGCCGAAGTCGGCAAGAAACAGGCAATTGCTCTTGGTGCGCAAATCGTGGACGATGAGGTAACGGACCTCATGTTTGACGGTTTTGGTTTTGTGGCGACGGGCTTGAATGGTACGTATCGCGGAAAGGTTTGCGTGATGGCAACAGGCTCTGCCCGCAAGAAGACCCCGCTCCCAGGAATGGCGGAGATGGAAGGCCACGGCGTGAGCTATTGCGCTGTTTGCGATGCATTCTTTTATCGTAAAAAGGATGTGGCTGTGCTTGGTTCGGGCGAGTATGCGTTGCACGAAGCGACTGAACTTTTGTCTGTAGTCAACAGCGTAACACTCTTGACGAACGGTGCTGAGCTCACAGCGAAATTCCCTGAAAGCGTGAAGATTGAAACCCGCAAGATTACGGGGCTCAAGGGCGCTGGGCAATTTGAAGGCGTGAAGTTTGACGATGGCCTTGAAGCCAATTTTGACGGCATGTTTGTGGCTATGGGTAGTGCGAATGCAACGGATCTGGCTTTGAAAGCTGGCGCTGCGTTCGATGCTGGAAAGCTCGTGCTTGATAAGGATTTCCAGACAACAGTTCCAGGACTCTTTGCTGCTGGCGACTGCACGGGTGGCACGCTCCAGGTGGCTGTAGCCGTTGGCGAAGGCGCTATTGCGGGACTTGCTGCAATTAAGTACCTTAGAGAACATAGAGAGTAA
- a CDS encoding DUF3467 domain-containing protein, whose product MSEEKKVVSNEPEVVWNDSSMKSLYVNATNVVAGREEVMVLMGVNRAWKMNQEKVDVDLAERVVMTPFTAKRLAIMLGATLKAYEAKYGKIEIGIPEVNKG is encoded by the coding sequence ATGTCCGAAGAAAAAAAAGTTGTTTCTAACGAACCTGAAGTCGTGTGGAACGACTCGAGCATGAAGAGCCTTTATGTGAATGCGACCAATGTTGTTGCCGGCCGCGAAGAAGTTATGGTGCTCATGGGAGTGAATCGCGCCTGGAAAATGAACCAGGAAAAGGTCGATGTTGATCTCGCCGAACGTGTGGTGATGACTCCGTTTACGGCTAAGCGCCTCGCCATTATGCTTGGTGCAACCCTCAAGGCTTACGAAGCCAAGTACGGAAAAATCGAAATCGGTATCCCAGAAGTCAATAAGGGTTAA
- a CDS encoding FISUMP domain-containing protein, with the protein MRKFGMNSVIASVAKQSLLALFLSIALIACGGDSGTSPNSEEKDSSSSVQKDESSSSVKKLSSSSVTKTSSSSSQKIASSSSTPRNDVKSSSSKRSEGNPSSSSQKITSSSSVKTVSSSSSVVLSSSEVSSSSQQSSSSKKVESSSSQKIVSSSSVAPASSSSKKVSSSSEYVPYDHSTCLAWNWNIEKEVYKQFTDPRNGRSYYYYTAVSSKTGEKVTVMAENLNIGEMVLGENDQNDDTKIERYCYNNDTTNCDKYGGLYQWAEMMQLPSRCNTESCSDYIRRKHQGICPDGWRLFTWNDYEIIRDYNDQYGDGVKGLRSQCFQGKNTSGFSLIGAGLRNVDGEFEKIDGFAAWFRPEEYEEDKEIRAHHGLISALNENPVSKNHRELKANGFSVRCTKIE; encoded by the coding sequence ATGAGAAAGTTTGGAATGAATAGCGTCATTGCGAGCGTAGCGAAGCAATCCCTGCTAGCTCTTTTCTTGTCCATAGCCCTCATCGCTTGTGGCGGCGATAGCGGTACGTCACCCAATAGCGAAGAAAAAGATTCTTCCAGCAGTGTCCAAAAGGATGAATCTTCTTCCTCGGTCAAGAAGCTGTCTTCATCAAGTGTGACGAAGACATCTTCTTCTAGTAGTCAAAAGATTGCTTCGTCGTCTTCGACTCCTCGCAATGACGTGAAATCGTCATCCTCGAAGCGTAGCGAAGGGAATCCGTCAAGTTCTAGTCAAAAGATTACTTCCTCATCTTCTGTCAAGACTGTTTCTTCATCTTCTTCCGTTGTCCTGAGCAGCAGCGAAGTATCCAGTAGCAGTCAGCAATCCTCTTCTAGCAAAAAAGTAGAATCCAGTTCTAGCCAAAAGATTGTCTCGTCATCTTCTGTTGCTCCTGCATCGAGTTCAAGTAAAAAAGTGTCTAGCAGTAGCGAGTATGTTCCTTATGACCATAGTACTTGCTTGGCGTGGAACTGGAATATAGAGAAGGAAGTTTACAAACAGTTTACCGACCCGCGTAATGGCCGTAGTTACTACTACTATACCGCAGTTTCTTCAAAGACTGGGGAAAAGGTGACCGTTATGGCTGAAAATCTGAATATCGGTGAAATGGTTCTTGGTGAAAATGATCAAAATGACGATACGAAGATTGAACGCTATTGCTACAATAACGATACCACGAATTGTGACAAGTATGGTGGCTTGTACCAGTGGGCCGAAATGATGCAGTTGCCTAGCCGTTGCAATACAGAAAGTTGTTCTGATTATATAAGGCGTAAACATCAAGGTATTTGTCCGGATGGTTGGCGCTTGTTTACTTGGAATGATTACGAGATAATTAGAGATTATAACGATCAATACGGCGATGGAGTAAAAGGCCTTCGTTCGCAGTGTTTTCAAGGAAAAAATACAAGTGGATTCTCCTTAATTGGTGCTGGTCTGAGAAACGTAGATGGCGAATTTGAAAAAATAGATGGATTTGCTGCGTGGTTCCGCCCAGAAGAATATGAAGAAGATAAGGAAATCCGTGCTCATCATGGTTTAATCTCTGCTTTAAATGAAAATCCTGTTTCTAAAAATCATCGAGAATTGAAGGCTAACGGCTTCTCGGTTAGATGTACGAAAATAGAATAG
- a CDS encoding Smr/MutS family protein, with translation MPLNAEEEFQLEWIKNHQMEDKDELAEIQAEAEAEARPQRATRGKKMRRNPAAWEMPNPEDEIDLHGLTSEEAAEAVERRIDDLLIAGLSVLRVIHGGGNPEYGNVKRIIDRKVRSEWKNRVVFYKVEPDNAGSSIMKIGKPRPQVAKKKK, from the coding sequence ATGCCTTTAAATGCCGAAGAAGAATTTCAGTTAGAGTGGATCAAGAACCACCAAATGGAAGACAAGGACGAACTTGCCGAAATCCAGGCCGAGGCAGAAGCCGAAGCAAGACCGCAACGCGCCACACGCGGCAAGAAAATGCGCCGCAATCCCGCTGCATGGGAAATGCCGAACCCCGAAGATGAAATCGACCTTCACGGCCTCACCTCCGAAGAAGCCGCCGAAGCCGTCGAACGCCGCATCGACGACCTCCTGATTGCAGGCCTCAGCGTTCTGCGCGTGATTCACGGAGGAGGCAACCCGGAATACGGCAACGTCAAGCGCATCATCGACCGCAAAGTCCGTTCCGAATGGAAAAATCGAGTCGTTTTCTACAAGGTTGAACCCGACAACGCCGGTTCCAGCATCATGAAAATCGGCAAGCCGCGCCCGCAAGTTGCAAAAAAGAAGAAATAA
- a CDS encoding lauroyl acyltransferase has product MHKKRAYGRVEKHLAAAKEYVIRKSDGTNKIPRNMKSPNISTIAKINARDTFKGIFWNALESYRGLARFKSVEKRIVYENEHIIRDAIADCAKQNAPIAGISIHQGAFELLHRALCRYSEHVHLITDSVGDIAFREVLKDLRSDPHLTEYHPDETGRLIRELFRTKGILAMVIDQGKHTKGNTVSLFGRPSTLYLRLPKKINEMGAGIVTFRTWSEKKRIVIRFEKYYPPKYDIQHGRETSARLYDQSLKNAAPSESPLVTGIAREVETWIAEHPEQWSWNYHGNFTTAL; this is encoded by the coding sequence TTGCACAAGAAGCGCGCCTACGGGCGCGTTGAAAAGCACTTGGCAGCCGCAAAGGAATACGTTATACGGAAAAGCGACGGCACTAACAAGATACCGCGCAATATGAAAAGCCCGAACATAAGCACGATTGCAAAGATAAATGCGCGCGACACATTCAAAGGCATCTTCTGGAATGCACTCGAATCCTACCGCGGACTCGCCCGTTTCAAAAGCGTTGAAAAACGAATCGTGTACGAAAACGAACACATCATTCGCGATGCCATCGCAGATTGCGCCAAACAAAACGCCCCCATCGCTGGCATCAGCATCCACCAGGGCGCATTCGAACTTTTGCACCGCGCTCTTTGCCGCTACAGCGAACACGTACACCTCATTACAGATTCCGTCGGCGACATCGCATTCCGCGAAGTCCTCAAAGACCTCCGCAGTGATCCGCACCTGACCGAATACCATCCCGACGAAACAGGACGCCTAATCCGCGAACTATTCCGCACTAAAGGCATTTTAGCGATGGTCATCGACCAAGGCAAGCATACCAAAGGGAACACGGTCTCGCTATTCGGTCGTCCAAGCACGCTTTACTTGCGTCTCCCGAAAAAAATAAACGAGATGGGAGCAGGAATCGTTACATTCCGCACGTGGAGCGAAAAGAAGCGCATCGTCATCCGCTTCGAAAAATATTACCCGCCAAAGTACGATATACAACATGGTCGCGAGACGTCCGCCAGATTATACGATCAAAGCTTAAAAAATGCCGCGCCATCAGAAAGCCCGCTCGTCACGGGAATCGCACGCGAAGTTGAAACGTGGATTGCCGAGCACCCCGAACAGTGGAGCTGGAATTACCACGGGAATTTCACAACCGCACTCTAA
- a CDS encoding UTP--glucose-1-phosphate uridylyltransferase has translation MNIIETLNAAGQQELAQHLESLTGDARANLERDILSQDWQELKALHAEKSAASLSDNVSADLTPMPWKLATDDLRYDFWKETGEILLGQGKVAAFLVAGGQGSRLGFDGPKGMFDIGLPSHKSLFQLQAERLRNLGARVGHAIPWCIMTSPLNHEATVNFFTENNFFGLNREDIRFFQQGTICALTADGKAVRDGEDHLALVPDGNGGCFRALAQSGTLAWLVERGVQYVFLYSVDNALCRICDPAFIGALAEKGTILSASKVVHKAGPNEKVGIFAFQNKKPGVVEYSDLPENFRDMTNADGSLTFDGGNIAIHLFKISGLRKLQTSKLPWHTARKTVCGIEKCFKFEQFLFDAFPQLGSMLPFGVVREEEFSPVKNAEGNDSPKTARIMIGKLHREWLRKAHVKIDEKKLYEISPTISYAGEGLKQSIFDRELGRNILEFEED, from the coding sequence ATGAATATTATCGAAACTTTGAACGCCGCAGGTCAGCAAGAACTGGCCCAACATTTGGAATCCTTGACGGGTGATGCCCGCGCAAATTTGGAACGCGATATTTTGAGCCAGGACTGGCAAGAGCTCAAGGCTTTGCATGCCGAAAAGTCCGCAGCCAGCTTGAGCGATAACGTTTCTGCCGACCTTACTCCGATGCCGTGGAAACTCGCGACCGACGATCTCCGTTACGACTTCTGGAAAGAAACGGGTGAAATTCTCCTCGGTCAAGGCAAAGTTGCCGCATTCCTCGTAGCAGGCGGTCAAGGTTCTCGTCTCGGTTTCGATGGTCCGAAGGGCATGTTCGATATCGGTCTCCCAAGCCACAAAAGTTTGTTCCAGCTGCAGGCCGAACGTTTGCGCAACTTGGGTGCCCGCGTGGGTCACGCCATCCCGTGGTGCATCATGACGAGCCCCTTGAACCACGAAGCGACCGTCAACTTTTTCACTGAAAACAATTTCTTTGGCCTGAACCGCGAAGACATTCGATTCTTCCAGCAGGGAACGATTTGCGCCCTCACCGCTGACGGCAAGGCTGTCCGCGATGGTGAAGACCATTTGGCTCTTGTGCCCGATGGAAACGGCGGTTGTTTCCGCGCTCTCGCCCAGAGCGGAACGCTCGCTTGGCTTGTGGAACGCGGCGTGCAATACGTGTTCCTCTACAGCGTCGATAACGCCCTCTGCCGCATTTGCGACCCGGCATTCATTGGTGCCCTCGCCGAAAAAGGCACGATTCTCAGCGCATCGAAGGTTGTGCACAAGGCCGGCCCAAACGAAAAAGTCGGCATTTTCGCATTCCAGAACAAGAAGCCGGGCGTTGTCGAATACAGCGACCTTCCGGAAAACTTCCGCGACATGACGAATGCAGATGGCAGCCTCACGTTCGACGGCGGCAACATTGCTATTCACTTGTTTAAAATCAGCGGACTTCGCAAGTTGCAGACAAGCAAGCTTCCGTGGCACACCGCACGCAAAACCGTTTGCGGCATCGAAAAGTGCTTCAAGTTTGAACAGTTCCTCTTTGACGCCTTCCCGCAGCTCGGTTCCATGCTCCCGTTCGGCGTCGTGCGCGAAGAAGAATTCAGCCCGGTCAAGAATGCCGAAGGCAACGATTCTCCGAAGACAGCTCGCATCATGATTGGCAAGCTTCACCGCGAATGGCTCCGCAAGGCGCACGTCAAGATTGACGAGAAGAAGTTGTACGAAATTTCGCCGACGATTAGCTACGCTGGCGAAGGTCTCAAGCAGAGCATCTTTGACCGCGAACTCGGAAGAAACATCCTGGAATTTGAAGAGGATTAA